A window of Calditerricola satsumensis genomic DNA:
ATCCGAAGTCCTTCAGCGGCCAGAAGATCACGTCGGCCCGCCCGACCACGTGTTCGAGGGGCAGGGGGCCGAGCAGGCGGCTGTCCTTGGAATTGCCGCGGTTGTCCCCCAAAACGAAAACATGCCCCTCCGGCACCGTGACCGGGCCGAAATCCAGCGTGTACAGCTCGCCGCGGGCATGGGCCTCTTCCTTGGCCCGTTTCAGATACGGTTCCTCCACCGGCTTGCCGTTTATGTACAGCACGTCGTTCTTCATCTCCACGGTTTCCCCGCCGACGGCGATCACGCGCTTGATGAAGTCGCGGTCCTCCGACGGGATGTAGACGACGACGACGTCGCCCCGCTTGGGCTCGCCGATGCGATAGGCCAGCTTGTTGACAATCAGCCGATCCCGGTCGTGGAGGTTCGGCAGCATGGACGAGCCGTCCACCACAAACGGGGCAAACAGGAACCACCGGATGCCCAGGGCCACCGCCAACGCGATGGCCAGCGCTTTGGTCCACTCCCACAGCTCGCCGCCCTTCGCTTTGCGCGGCGGGAGGCCTTGTTCCTCCCCCAACCCGCTCGCGGCCGTTTCGTTCACGTGGTCCATCTCGCTCCCCCTCGCGCCAACATGGCAAAAGAGGGACTTGGCAACCAAGTCCCTCCCGTCCGCACCCTTACGCTTCCTTGATCCGCGCCGCCTTCCCGACGCGTTCGCGCAGGTAGTACAGCTTCGCGCGACGCACCTTCCCGCGGCGCACCACTTCAATCTTCTCGATTTTCGGCGAATGAACGGGGAAGATCCGCTCCACGCCGACGCCGTAGGAGACCTTGCGCACGGTAAAGGTCTCGTTCAGGCCCGAGCCGCGGCGAGCGATGACAACGCCCTCAAACACCTGCACGCGTTCGCGCTGCCCTTCGACGACCTTCACGTGCACGCGCACCGTGTCGCCCGGGCGAAACTCCGGCAGGTCCTGGCGCATTTGCTCCTTCTGGATCTCGCGAACAAGCGGATGCATCGTGCTTCCCTCCTCTTCAGACGTTCATGCCTGCGCAGCAGGCAGCGGACCGTCTTGCTCGCACCCATTTTGGCGCCACAAGGGGTATTGTAGCACAACAAAAGGTGGGCAGGCAACCGCAGCCACCGGCGGCCCCTTCACCCACCTGTGCCGCTCACTCGCCGCGCAGGATCTCCTCGTACAGCTCGCGCAGCTCGTCGTCCCACTCGAGGCGCTCCAGGAGGTCCGGTCGCCGCTCCATCGTCCGCCGGAGCGCCTCCTTTTTCCGCCACCGCGCGATGTTCGCGTGGTGACCCGACAAGAGCACCTCGGGCACCTTCCAGCCGCGAAAGTCGGCCGGCCGCGTGTAGTGCGGGTGTTCGAGAAGCCCGGTGGCGAAGGAGTCGGTGCGCGCCGACTCCTCGTTGCCGAGGACGCCGGGCAGGAGGCGCACCACCGCGTCGATGATCACCATCGCCGGCAGCTCGCCCCCGGTAAGGACATAGTCGCCGATGGACAGCTCATCCGTGGCCAAATGCTGGCGCACCCGTTCGTCGAAGCCTTCATAATGCCCGCAGAGGAAGATGAGGTGCTCCTCTTGGGCCAGCTCCTCGGCGATCTCCTGGCGAAAGGTTCGGCCTTGCGGGCACAGGAGGATGATGCGCGGCTTCGTCTCCGGCACCTCCTCCAGGATGGCCTCCACCGCGCGAAAGATCGGCTCGGGCTTGAGCACCATCCCGGCGCCGCCGCCATAGGGGGTATCGTCCACCGTGCCGTGCTTGTTGCCGGCATACTGGCGGAAGTTCACCACGTTGATCGTCACCAGGCCCCGCTCTTGGGCCTTGCCCAGGATGCTGGCGCCCAGCACGCCGGGGAACATCTCGGGAAAGAGGGTCAGGACGTCGATGCGCATGCGGAGATC
This region includes:
- the lepB gene encoding signal peptidase I, with the translated sequence MDHVNETAASGLGEEQGLPPRKAKGGELWEWTKALAIALAVALGIRWFLFAPFVVDGSSMLPNLHDRDRLIVNKLAYRIGEPKRGDVVVVYIPSEDRDFIKRVIAVGGETVEMKNDVLYINGKPVEEPYLKRAKEEAHARGELYTLDFGPVTVPEGHVFVLGDNRGNSKDSRLLGPLPLEHVVGRADVIFWPLKDFGWVR
- the rplS gene encoding 50S ribosomal protein L19, producing the protein MHPLVREIQKEQMRQDLPEFRPGDTVRVHVKVVEGQRERVQVFEGVVIARRGSGLNETFTVRKVSYGVGVERIFPVHSPKIEKIEVVRRGKVRRAKLYYLRERVGKAARIKEA
- the trmD gene encoding tRNA (guanosine(37)-N1)-methyltransferase TrmD, translating into MRIDVLTLFPEMFPGVLGASILGKAQERGLVTINVVNFRQYAGNKHGTVDDTPYGGGAGMVLKPEPIFRAVEAILEEVPETKPRIILLCPQGRTFRQEIAEELAQEEHLIFLCGHYEGFDERVRQHLATDELSIGDYVLTGGELPAMVIIDAVVRLLPGVLGNEESARTDSFATGLLEHPHYTRPADFRGWKVPEVLLSGHHANIARWRKKEALRRTMERRPDLLERLEWDDELRELYEEILRGE